The genome window AATCCAGATTGTAATAGTTATACCTTGGTGAGCCAGCCACGGAAACAAGCCTGTCCAAATTTATACCTGCAATACCCGGCAACCACGTGTCGGCATCGTCGAAGAGTGAATCATTGTTCTTCAATCTCTGATGAATGCCCTCCCCGATTGACTCAACTGCAATTGGAAATCCTTCTTCTCCAattaactttccatttttttcatttttcctaatAACTGTTTGGCAATTGCCAAAATAGTTGGAAGGTAAAGGTGGATCCATACGTCCTCTACAATCAGCCGTGCAACAAAAGTATTCCACCTCTTCATCATCTACATGTTCTCCACTTGGACCGCGACATTTTACCAAGCAAGTCCAAACATGGGCACAAATTACCGTAAATGATGATAAATGAACTAATTGTGGCCGTTTTTGCAGGGCTAACCTCTTGAGTTTTTCAATATTGTTTCTGCTAATAACAAAAGATCTGCGAACTTTGTCTGTTTTGGTCATAGGTTTTGCTGTAGTATCAGTAGAACTCTCATTTTGAAAAAGCTTTATGAAGACGACCCCTTGGTCCCAAAAAATTGAGCTAAGTCCCTTTGTGTCTTTGATCATAGTCCTATCGTAACATGGTGGAGAATCACTTACTAGAGTTGCTGCAACATCATCTCTGTCGATATTATCTTCAAGACATTTGGAGCATAAAGCAGCCCACGTCTTCATAAATCTGAAAACGCTGCCGGCATCTCCGACAGTGTGGTGGTTTGAGATTCCAACAGACATTCCACAGAGTGGAAATAATGTAACTTGAAGAGCAAGAACTTGAAGAGCAAGAACTGTGGATCCGGAATCATCCTGATTAGATGGTTTCAATTCAGGAATCAAAGGATGAAAATCACAACAATTCCGTGCATGGTTTGCTGTAAGATAATTGAAATCAGTCGTGGTACACTCGGCAATGATTAGTGCTAGTGAACTTCCATTTTTGTAACGAATTTCGGGCGTGCCGGAATTTGAATTGGAAGGAACTATCAAATTCCCGGCTAGGGGAAGAAAATGTTGGAGTGTCAAGGAGAGCGAATGTTCAAGCTTAGGAATGATGTGCTCGATGAAATGTGATCTAGAGAGCTGAGGTACTTCATAAAGGACGAGGCGTTCAATAGGAGGAAAGTGGAACCAGGGCATATCAAGGAATGTTAAAGGAAGAGACATTGCAGTGACCGCCGCAGACGACGGCGGTGACACTAATGAGTACTTAAGCACGGTGACTGCATCGGGTGTAGCCATTTTGCCTTCGTTGGTGCTGTATTGCGTGTTCGATCGAAAgatgttcttttttttattataagaaaacaaggaaagatgttttctttcctcttctctACTTTATTTGGGGTGGTTGGGGAATGGATATATGAGCTCGTATGTGTGGTCAAGAGTGCAGAATGAATATCTCACACATCTGAATAGTCGGCCTTCGGCCACGTAGCAAGCGGGCCCACCTATCCTCCCACACGCCTGTCGGCACACGTGAGATGTTGGATCCTTTTGgcacataaatatatatatatatatatattatcacaCCTCACATTCTTCTATTCTTAGGAAAAGCCAATTAGATCATTAGAAACCAGAGAAAACTAAACGGGTGCCCTTTGTCACCCCTTGAACTTGGAAAAGTCCCGAAGATTATTTAGACGTATATTAAATCTTGTTAAAATTACATAAACATACATAACTAGACCAAATTCCAAAGTTGACCCTGTACATACGCCATTTTTTCCTATTACCACATTgggactcttttttttttttattacatgTCGATCAAGCCACTCCGCAAACATCCTTGCTGCGATGGGTCCCTAAACATCTCCCCAATTTGGCTAAGCGATCCGCACAACTGTTCCTTCTCGCCATATATGTTCCAATCTGCTCAACATGTCTCTAATCTCTGCTACTA of Coffea arabica cultivar ET-39 chromosome 5c, Coffea Arabica ET-39 HiFi, whole genome shotgun sequence contains these proteins:
- the LOC113691122 gene encoding phenolic glucoside malonyltransferase 1-like, translating into MATPDAVTVLKYSLVSPPSSAAVTAMSLPLTFLDMPWFHFPPIERLVLYEVPQLSRSHFIEHIIPKLEHSLSLTLQHFLPLAGNLIVPSNSNSGTPEIRYKNGSSLALIIAECTTTDFNYLTANHARNCCDFHPLIPELKPSNQDDSGSTVLALQVLALQVTLFPLCGMSVGISNHHTVGDAGSVFRFMKTWAALCSKCLEDNIDRDDVAATLVSDSPPCYDRTMIKDTKGLSSIFWDQGVVFIKLFQNESSTDTTAKPMTKTDKVRRSFVISRNNIEKLKRLALQKRPQLVHLSSFTVICAHVWTCLVKCRGPSGEHVDDEEVEYFCCTADCRGRMDPPLPSNYFGNCQTVIRKNEKNGKLIGEEGFPIAVESIGEGIHQRLKNNDSLFDDADTWLPGIAGINLDRLVSVAGSPRYNYYNLDFGWGKPKKFEFISIDTSGAISLGGSRESDGDIEVGLSLSKPRMDAFTVIFNDRLNSL